In Streptomyces hawaiiensis, one genomic interval encodes:
- a CDS encoding NAD-dependent epimerase/dehydratase family protein codes for MGKVVLVTGVARQLGGRFVRRIQRDPEVDRVVAVDAVPPEHHLGGADFVQADIRQPGIARVLAETGADTIVHLDVTGTPLGSGNRTSLKETNVIGTMQLLGACQKSPSVRRLVVKSSTNVYGSAPRDPAVFTETTPPKSLPSGGFAKDTVEVEGYVRGFARRRPDVAVCVLRFANILGPTADTPLASYFALPVLPTVFGYDPRLQFAHEDDVIEVLRIGSHEPRRGTLNSGTFNIAGDGVLLLSQCSRRLGRPTVPLLLPAVTWAGSLVRTLGMTDFSPEQIRLLTHGRVVATGQMRETLGFQPKYTTAETFADFARSQGPGLLPPQALAGAIDRIAGLPLAGGGHSPTQSAN; via the coding sequence TTGGGCAAGGTCGTGCTCGTGACCGGAGTGGCCCGCCAGCTGGGGGGCCGGTTCGTCAGGCGGATCCAGCGGGACCCCGAGGTGGACCGGGTCGTCGCCGTGGACGCGGTGCCGCCCGAGCACCATCTGGGCGGTGCGGACTTCGTCCAGGCCGACATCCGGCAGCCCGGAATCGCGCGGGTGCTCGCCGAGACGGGCGCCGACACGATCGTCCACCTGGACGTGACGGGCACGCCGCTGGGCAGCGGCAACCGGACCTCCCTGAAGGAGACCAACGTCATCGGCACCATGCAGCTGCTCGGTGCCTGCCAGAAATCCCCGTCCGTGCGGCGGCTGGTCGTGAAGTCCAGCACCAACGTCTACGGCTCCGCGCCCCGTGACCCGGCCGTGTTCACCGAGACGACCCCGCCCAAGTCCCTGCCCAGCGGCGGCTTCGCCAAGGACACCGTCGAGGTCGAGGGCTATGTCCGCGGCTTCGCGCGCCGTCGGCCCGATGTCGCCGTGTGCGTGCTGCGGTTCGCCAACATCCTGGGCCCGACCGCGGACACGCCGCTCGCCTCGTACTTCGCGCTGCCGGTCCTGCCGACCGTGTTCGGCTACGACCCGCGGCTGCAGTTCGCGCACGAGGACGACGTGATCGAGGTGCTGCGGATCGGCTCGCACGAACCCCGGCGGGGGACGCTCAACAGCGGCACCTTCAACATCGCCGGCGACGGCGTGCTGCTGCTCTCCCAGTGCTCGCGGCGCCTGGGGCGCCCCACCGTGCCCCTGCTGCTCCCGGCCGTCACCTGGGCGGGCTCGCTGGTGCGTACGCTGGGGATGACGGACTTCTCGCCCGAGCAGATCCGGCTGCTCACCCACGGCCGGGTGGTGGCCACGGGCCAGATGCGCGAGACGCTGGGATTCCAGCCCAAGTACACGACCGCGGAGACGTTCGCGGACTTCGCCCGCAGCCAGGGTCCCGGACTTCTTCCGCCGCAGGCCCTTGCGGGGGCCATCGACAGGATCGCCGGCCTGCCCCTCGCGGGCGGCGGACACTCCCCGACGCAGAGCGCCAACTGA
- a CDS encoding lysophospholipid acyltransferase family protein produces the protein MADAKVIPFDDDRSRGSAAQRPQRRRSAGNRRPGTESVPVREVQPLPTRAATQDDVPVTSEEPLPEPSRDGEGGLERRIAGGLAFLRRRLTGDYEVDDFGYDEELTDQVLMSLLRPLYDTYFRVEVKGIENIPSEGGALIVANHSGTLPMDGLMMQVAVHDNHPAGRHLRLLAADLVFMLPVVNELARKLGHTLACAEDASRLLQQGELVGVMPEGFKGLGKPFADRYKLQRFGRGGFVSTALRTGTPIVPCSIVGAEEIYPMIGNAKTVARLLGFPYFPITPTFPWLGPLGAIPLPTKWTIQFGEPIPTDGYPPEAAEDPMLMFNLTDQVREQIQHTLYKLLVQRRSVFF, from the coding sequence ATGGCGGACGCCAAGGTCATTCCGTTCGACGACGACCGGTCCCGGGGGAGCGCCGCGCAGCGTCCCCAGCGGCGCCGGAGCGCCGGGAACCGCCGCCCGGGCACGGAGTCGGTGCCGGTCCGTGAGGTGCAGCCCCTGCCCACCAGGGCTGCTACGCAGGATGATGTTCCTGTGACTTCTGAGGAGCCGCTGCCGGAGCCTTCCCGGGACGGCGAGGGCGGGCTGGAACGGCGGATCGCGGGCGGCCTGGCCTTCCTGCGCCGCCGCCTCACCGGGGACTACGAGGTCGACGACTTCGGCTACGACGAGGAGCTCACCGACCAGGTCCTGATGTCCCTGCTGCGCCCGCTGTACGACACGTACTTCCGGGTCGAGGTGAAGGGCATCGAGAACATCCCGTCCGAGGGCGGCGCCCTGATCGTCGCCAACCACTCCGGCACGCTGCCGATGGACGGCCTGATGATGCAGGTCGCCGTGCACGACAACCACCCGGCGGGCCGGCATCTGCGCCTGCTCGCCGCGGACCTGGTGTTCATGCTGCCGGTGGTCAACGAGCTGGCCCGCAAGCTCGGTCACACCCTGGCGTGCGCCGAGGACGCGTCACGGCTGCTGCAGCAGGGTGAGCTGGTCGGGGTGATGCCGGAGGGCTTCAAGGGCCTCGGCAAGCCCTTCGCGGACCGCTACAAGCTGCAGCGCTTCGGCCGCGGCGGTTTCGTCTCGACGGCTCTGCGCACGGGGACGCCGATCGTGCCCTGCTCGATCGTCGGGGCGGAGGAGATCTACCCGATGATCGGCAACGCCAAGACGGTGGCGCGGCTGCTGGGCTTCCCGTACTTTCCGATCACGCCCACGTTCCCGTGGCTCGGTCCGCTCGGGGCGATTCCGCTGCCGACCAAGTGGACGATCCAGTTCGGCGAGCCGATCCCCACGGACGGTTATCCGCCGGAGGCGGCCGAGGACCCGATGCTGATGTTCAACCTGACCGACCAGGTCAGAGAGCAGATCCAGCACACCCTGTACAAGCTGCTGGTACAGCGGCGGTCGGTGTTCTTCTGA
- a CDS encoding DUF5667 domain-containing protein — protein sequence MIANVSAHRRANAFAQALEEQSEQGTAAEQPEGSAPAPAVAEPSEQARHLALASGLGALPKPELDPEVKVVQRAQLVAAFEAMLQEGTVGGGATDRAVPEQRSRVRGAHRASSLKKFRPRSRLAKGLTAGGLSVGVAASAFGGVSAASSEALPGDSLYGLKRGIEDVKLGLADGADERGRVYLDHASTRLSEARRLMERGRSGPLDHESLGEIRRALSGMRHDASEGHRLLSEAYERDPDSLGPIQALSAFSRSHREAWGELRERLPVQLGDVSEEVSSVFDAIEEDVAPLRSLLPEPPATSGGDGKRRGTTESAPSGSSGTDRSTRPSDGGGRHSDDGSTGSGSPSRSAGSGSDGLLGGNTGGLLDPPKDKNSEASTSPSTEGNAPVPEPDVTLPPLLPGLLPELGIDSEDAD from the coding sequence GTGATCGCGAACGTATCGGCGCACCGGCGGGCGAACGCCTTCGCCCAGGCCCTGGAGGAGCAGTCCGAGCAGGGCACGGCGGCCGAGCAGCCCGAAGGATCGGCACCGGCCCCGGCAGTCGCGGAACCGAGCGAACAGGCCCGCCATCTGGCGCTCGCCTCGGGTCTCGGCGCGCTGCCCAAGCCGGAGCTCGACCCGGAGGTCAAGGTCGTCCAGCGGGCCCAGCTGGTGGCCGCGTTCGAGGCCATGCTGCAGGAGGGCACCGTGGGCGGCGGGGCGACGGACCGTGCGGTCCCCGAGCAGCGTTCCCGGGTCCGCGGCGCGCACCGCGCGAGTTCGCTGAAGAAGTTCCGGCCGCGTTCCCGGCTCGCCAAGGGCCTCACCGCGGGCGGACTCAGTGTCGGGGTGGCCGCGAGCGCCTTCGGCGGAGTCTCCGCCGCCAGCTCGGAGGCCCTGCCCGGCGACTCGCTCTACGGCCTCAAACGCGGCATCGAGGACGTCAAGCTCGGCCTCGCCGACGGGGCGGACGAGCGCGGCCGGGTCTACCTCGACCACGCCTCCACCCGGCTCAGCGAAGCCCGCCGCCTGATGGAGCGCGGCCGCAGCGGCCCCCTGGACCACGAGTCCCTCGGCGAGATCCGCCGCGCCCTGTCCGGCATGCGGCACGACGCGTCCGAGGGCCATCGGTTGCTGAGCGAGGCGTACGAGCGCGACCCGGACTCACTCGGCCCCATCCAGGCCCTGTCCGCGTTCTCCCGCTCCCACCGCGAGGCCTGGGGCGAACTGCGCGAGCGACTGCCCGTCCAGCTCGGGGACGTGAGCGAGGAGGTGTCGTCGGTGTTCGACGCCATAGAGGAGGATGTCGCCCCGCTGCGGTCCCTGCTGCCCGAGCCCCCGGCCACCAGCGGCGGCGACGGCAAGCGGCGGGGGACCACCGAGTCGGCTCCCAGCGGCTCCTCCGGCACCGACCGCTCGACCCGCCCCAGCGACGGGGGCGGCAGGCACAGCGACGACGGCAGCACCGGCAGCGGCAGCCCCAGCCGCTCGGCCGGCTCCGGCAGCGACGGCCTGCTCGGCGGCAACACCGGCGGCTTGCTCGACCCGCCGAAGGACAAGAACAGCGAGGCGAGCACCTCGCCATCGACGGAGGGCAACGCGCCGGTCCCCGAGCCGGACGTGACGCTCCCGCCGCTCCTGCCTGGGCTGCTGCCCGAGCTGGGCATCGACAGCGAGGACGCGGACTAG
- a CDS encoding ECF subfamily RNA polymerase sigma factor, BldN family gives MYPHVGVDASGLATLRATVQDLLRGFVPTAYAVPAFATAAPVGPCYALADGSAAVGRRGRPSGAATARRPAADSDSARMMDLVERAQAGESDAFGRLYDQYSDTVYRYIYYRVGGKATAEDLTSETFLRALRRIGTFTWQGRDFGAWLVTIARNLVADHFKSSRFRLEVTTGEMLDANEVERSPEDSVLESLSNAALLDAVRRLNPQQQECVTLRFLQGLSVAETARVMGKNEGAIKTLQYRAVRTLARLLPEDAR, from the coding sequence GTGTACCCACACGTCGGGGTTGACGCCTCGGGCCTGGCTACGCTGCGCGCAACGGTCCAAGACCTGTTGCGCGGCTTCGTCCCCACCGCGTACGCCGTCCCCGCATTCGCCACCGCCGCGCCCGTCGGCCCGTGCTACGCACTGGCCGACGGCAGCGCTGCGGTCGGCAGACGAGGCCGCCCGTCCGGGGCGGCCACCGCCCGCCGACCGGCGGCGGACAGCGACAGCGCCCGGATGATGGACCTCGTGGAGCGCGCCCAGGCCGGCGAGTCCGACGCCTTCGGACGCCTCTACGATCAGTACAGCGACACCGTCTACCGGTACATCTACTACCGCGTCGGAGGAAAGGCCACAGCCGAGGACCTCACCAGCGAGACCTTTCTGCGTGCCCTGCGCCGCATCGGCACCTTCACCTGGCAGGGCCGCGACTTCGGCGCCTGGCTCGTGACCATCGCCCGCAACCTCGTCGCGGACCACTTCAAGTCCAGCCGCTTCCGCCTCGAGGTCACCACCGGCGAGATGCTCGACGCCAACGAGGTCGAGCGCTCCCCCGAGGACTCCGTCCTGGAGTCCCTCTCCAACGCCGCCCTGCTCGACGCCGTACGGCGGCTCAACCCCCAGCAGCAGGAGTGCGTGACGCTCCGCTTCCTCCAGGGCCTCTCCGTCGCCGAGACCGCCCGGGTGATGGGCAAGAACGAGGGCGCCATCAAGACCCTTCAGTACCGGGCCGTCCGCACCCTCGCCCGGCTCCTCCCGGAAGACGCCCGCTGA
- a CDS encoding HAD family hydrolase yields the protein MAALGWLTPRRRSATARSVLAGEASAEAARKSSQEAAGTTEEPQFPVHGDDQAAAFFDLDNTVMQGAALFHFGRGLYKRKFFETRELAKFAWQQAWFRLAGVEDPEHMQEARDSALSIVQGHRVAELQSIGEEIYDEYMAERIWPGTRALAQAHLDAGQKVWLVTAAPVEIATVIARRLGLTGALGTVAESVGGVYTGKLVGEPLHGPAKAEAVRALAAAEGLDLGRCAAYSDSHNDIPMLSLVGHPYAINPDSKLRKHARELDWRLRDYRTGRKAAKVGIPAAAGVGAVAGGTAAAIALHRRRR from the coding sequence ATGGCCGCTCTCGGATGGCTCACTCCCCGTAGGCGCTCCGCCACGGCGAGGAGCGTTTTGGCAGGCGAGGCCTCGGCGGAGGCTGCCCGCAAGTCCTCACAGGAGGCCGCCGGCACGACCGAGGAACCGCAGTTCCCGGTCCACGGCGACGACCAGGCCGCCGCCTTCTTCGACCTGGACAACACCGTCATGCAGGGCGCCGCCCTCTTCCACTTCGGACGGGGCCTGTACAAGCGGAAGTTCTTCGAGACGCGCGAGCTCGCGAAGTTCGCCTGGCAGCAGGCGTGGTTCCGCCTCGCCGGGGTCGAGGACCCCGAACACATGCAGGAGGCCCGCGACTCGGCCCTGTCGATCGTCCAGGGCCACCGCGTCGCCGAACTGCAGTCGATCGGCGAGGAGATCTACGACGAGTACATGGCCGAGCGCATCTGGCCCGGTACCCGCGCCCTCGCCCAGGCCCATCTGGACGCGGGCCAGAAGGTGTGGCTGGTCACGGCCGCTCCCGTCGAGATCGCCACGGTCATCGCCCGCCGCCTCGGCCTGACCGGCGCCCTCGGCACGGTCGCCGAGTCCGTCGGCGGCGTCTACACCGGCAAGCTCGTCGGCGAACCGCTGCACGGCCCCGCGAAGGCCGAGGCGGTCCGCGCCCTGGCCGCCGCCGAGGGCCTGGACCTCGGCCGCTGCGCCGCCTACAGCGACTCGCACAACGACATCCCGATGCTCTCGCTGGTCGGCCACCCCTACGCCATCAACCCGGACTCCAAGCTGCGCAAGCACGCCCGCGAGCTGGACTGGCGCCTGCGTGACTACCGCACCGGCCGCAAGGCGGCCAAGGTCGGCATCCCGGCGGCGGCCGGAGTGGGCGCGGTGGCGGGCGGCACGGCAGCGGCCATCGCCCTGCACCGCCGACGCCGCTGA
- a CDS encoding glutaredoxin family protein: MSPLFRRRPPQDRLVTLIRKPGCHLCDDAQVVVEKVCGDLGVPWEQKDITEDRELHDQYWEQIPVVLVDGVQHTFWRVNEDRLRKALTD; the protein is encoded by the coding sequence ATGAGTCCCCTCTTCCGTCGCAGGCCCCCTCAGGACCGGCTCGTCACCCTGATCCGCAAGCCCGGCTGTCATCTGTGTGATGACGCACAGGTGGTTGTGGAGAAGGTGTGCGGTGATCTCGGAGTCCCCTGGGAGCAGAAGGACATCACCGAGGACCGGGAACTGCACGACCAGTACTGGGAGCAGATCCCGGTCGTGCTGGTGGACGGCGTGCAGCACACGTTCTGGCGCGTGAACGAGGACCGCCTGCGCAAGGCGCTGACCGACTGA
- a CDS encoding redox-sensing transcriptional repressor Rex: MATGRTHRPATRSRGIPEATVARLPLYLRALTALSERSVPTVSSEELAAAAGVNSAKLRKDFSYLGSYGTRGVGYDVEYLVYQISRELGLTQDWPVVIVGIGNLGAALANYGGFASRGFRVAALIDADPAMAGKPVAGIPVQHSDDLEKIIQDNGVSIGVIATPAGAAQAVCDRLVAAGVTSILNFAPTVLSVPEGVDVRKVDLSIELQILAFHEQRKAGEGAASDGGVPAAPARSESADQGPDGDMPAVMPA, encoded by the coding sequence GTGGCAACTGGCCGAACTCACCGACCGGCGACCCGCAGCCGAGGGATTCCCGAGGCCACCGTCGCCCGGCTTCCGCTGTACCTCCGCGCTCTGACCGCGTTGTCGGAGCGCTCGGTTCCCACGGTCTCCTCCGAGGAGCTCGCGGCCGCGGCGGGGGTCAACTCCGCGAAGCTGCGCAAGGACTTCTCCTACCTCGGGTCGTACGGGACCAGGGGCGTCGGCTACGACGTCGAGTATCTCGTGTACCAGATCTCCCGCGAACTGGGGCTCACCCAGGACTGGCCGGTCGTGATCGTCGGTATCGGCAACCTCGGCGCCGCCCTCGCCAACTACGGCGGTTTCGCCTCCCGCGGTTTCCGGGTCGCCGCGCTGATCGACGCCGACCCGGCCATGGCCGGCAAGCCCGTCGCCGGGATCCCGGTGCAGCACTCCGACGACCTGGAGAAGATCATCCAGGACAACGGCGTGTCCATCGGTGTCATCGCCACTCCCGCCGGTGCCGCCCAGGCGGTCTGCGACCGGCTCGTGGCCGCCGGTGTCACCTCCATCCTGAACTTCGCGCCGACCGTGCTGTCCGTCCCCGAAGGCGTCGACGTGCGCAAGGTCGACCTCTCCATCGAGCTGCAGATCCTCGCCTTCCACGAGCAGCGCAAGGCCGGCGAGGGGGCCGCCTCCGACGGGGGCGTCCCGGCTGCCCCCGCCCGTAGCGAGTCCGCCGACCAGGGGCCTGACGGGGACATGCCCGCCGTGATGCCGGCATGA
- a CDS encoding glutamyl-tRNA reductase, giving the protein MSLLVVGLSHRSAPVSVLERASLNADAQVKLLQDTVAAEPAAEAAVLATCNRIELYADVDKFHAGVAELSTLLAQHSGVGLEELTPYLYVHYEDRAVHHLFSVACGLDSMVVGEGQILGQIKDSLARAQDVHSAGRLLNDLFQQALRVGKRAHSETGIDRAGQSLVTFGLEQLARGGDVQQWARGKKALVIGAGSMSSLAAATLARAGVAEIVVANRTLDRAERLAQILGEGDDTDVLARAVPMESVPAELTRADVTVSCTGATGLVLTAESVAQAIEGRTPAPPAVPGKDGPGAPGGGSGPAAAGRLGGPSGTGLGSEDGCPLDLSAVQGTAGFSVLGDAAVAGMAAAELEQHAAWVDKGTVGGAQRAAGSSTRPGTAGTLDPAADTDAIAALAATAATVGRIPERRRPEPVQEPQRPEPVLFLLDLAMPRDIDAAAHRLSGVRLVDIESLAEASAGAPMAADVDQVRRIVSDEVAAFGAALRAAHITPTVVALRTMAADVVAGEIARLDGRLPGLDDKHRAEITQTVRRVVDKLLHAPTVRVKQLAAEPGGAGYADALRTLFDLDPETVAAVSRAEDSTTEKDRGPA; this is encoded by the coding sequence ATGAGCCTCCTCGTCGTCGGACTCAGCCACCGCAGCGCCCCGGTCAGCGTGCTGGAGCGGGCCTCGCTGAACGCGGACGCGCAGGTCAAGCTGCTCCAGGACACGGTCGCCGCCGAACCGGCCGCCGAGGCCGCGGTGCTCGCCACCTGCAACCGCATCGAGCTCTACGCCGACGTGGACAAGTTCCACGCCGGTGTCGCCGAGCTGTCCACGCTGCTCGCCCAGCACAGCGGGGTCGGCCTGGAGGAGCTCACTCCCTATCTCTACGTGCACTACGAGGACCGGGCCGTCCACCACCTGTTCTCGGTGGCCTGCGGGCTGGACTCCATGGTCGTCGGCGAGGGGCAGATCCTCGGCCAGATCAAGGACTCCCTGGCCCGGGCCCAGGACGTGCACTCCGCGGGCCGCCTCCTGAACGACCTGTTCCAGCAGGCCCTCAGGGTGGGCAAGCGTGCCCACTCCGAGACCGGCATCGACCGCGCCGGCCAGTCCCTGGTCACCTTCGGCCTGGAGCAACTGGCCCGCGGCGGCGACGTACAGCAATGGGCCCGGGGCAAGAAGGCCCTGGTCATCGGGGCCGGGTCGATGTCCTCCCTGGCCGCGGCCACGCTCGCGCGGGCCGGGGTCGCCGAGATCGTCGTCGCCAACCGCACCCTCGACCGTGCCGAGCGCCTCGCCCAGATCCTCGGCGAGGGCGACGACACGGACGTGCTGGCCCGCGCGGTACCGATGGAGTCGGTGCCGGCCGAACTGACACGTGCCGATGTCACCGTCTCGTGCACCGGCGCGACGGGCCTGGTCCTGACGGCCGAGTCGGTCGCCCAGGCGATCGAGGGCCGTACGCCCGCGCCGCCGGCCGTGCCCGGCAAGGACGGACCGGGCGCGCCGGGCGGCGGGTCCGGCCCCGCGGCCGCGGGGCGGCTCGGTGGCCCGTCGGGCACCGGCCTCGGCAGCGAGGACGGCTGTCCGCTGGACCTGTCCGCGGTGCAGGGCACCGCCGGATTCTCCGTGCTGGGCGACGCCGCCGTGGCCGGAATGGCCGCCGCCGAGCTGGAGCAGCACGCGGCGTGGGTCGACAAGGGCACGGTGGGCGGCGCCCAGCGTGCGGCGGGATCTTCGACCCGGCCGGGAACGGCCGGCACGCTCGACCCCGCCGCGGACACCGACGCCATCGCCGCGCTCGCCGCGACCGCCGCCACCGTGGGGCGGATCCCCGAGCGGCGCCGGCCCGAGCCGGTCCAGGAGCCGCAGCGGCCCGAGCCCGTGCTCTTCCTGCTGGACCTGGCGATGCCGCGCGACATCGACGCGGCCGCGCACCGGCTGTCCGGGGTGCGGCTGGTGGACATCGAGTCGCTGGCCGAGGCCTCCGCGGGCGCTCCGATGGCTGCCGATGTGGACCAGGTCCGGCGTATCGTCTCCGACGAGGTCGCGGCCTTCGGGGCAGCACTGCGGGCCGCGCACATCACACCGACCGTGGTCGCCCTGCGCACCATGGCCGCCGATGTCGTGGCCGGCGAGATCGCCCGTCTGGACGGGCGGCTGCCCGGCCTCGACGACAAACACCGAGCGGAGATCACCCAGACCGTGCGGCGCGTGGTCGACAAACTGCTCCACGCGCCGACCGTGCGGGTCAAGCAACTCGCGGCCGAACCCGGCGGCGCCGGGTACGCGGACGCGCTGCGGACCCTGTTCGACCTCGACCCCGAGACGGTGGCCGCCGTCTCCCGGGCCGAGGACAGCACCACCGAGAAAGACCGAGGGCCGGCATGA
- the hemC gene encoding hydroxymethylbilane synthase, with protein sequence MNDKALRLGTRRSRLAMAQSGQVAEAVSQVTGRPVELVEITTHGDVSREALTQIGGTGVFVTALRDALLRGEVDFAVHSLKDLPTTQPDELVVAAVPVREDPRDVIVARDALKFTDLPSGARIGTGSPRRMAQLNGYARSHGLDIATVPIRGNVDTRIGFVRSGELDAVVLAAAGLNRIGRSDEVTDFLSVDTVLPAPGQGALAIECAAVNADLIAVLAELDDPFTRLAVTAERSLLAALEAGCSAPVGALADLLADGQIVKEMRLRGVVGTPDGSRMVQLSTTGPVPETHDGAMALGRELAAEMLAQGAAGLMGERAQ encoded by the coding sequence ATGAACGACAAGGCGCTACGGCTCGGTACCCGGCGCAGCAGGCTCGCCATGGCCCAGTCCGGGCAGGTGGCGGAAGCCGTGAGCCAGGTGACCGGGCGGCCCGTCGAGCTCGTCGAGATCACCACGCACGGCGATGTCTCGCGTGAGGCGCTCACCCAGATCGGCGGCACCGGCGTGTTCGTGACCGCCCTGCGCGACGCGCTCCTCAGGGGCGAGGTCGACTTCGCGGTGCACTCGCTGAAGGACCTGCCGACCACGCAGCCCGACGAACTGGTCGTGGCCGCCGTGCCGGTGCGCGAGGACCCGCGCGACGTGATCGTCGCCCGGGACGCGCTGAAGTTCACCGACCTGCCTTCCGGGGCCCGCATCGGTACGGGTTCGCCGCGCCGCATGGCGCAGCTCAACGGGTACGCCCGCAGCCACGGCCTGGACATAGCGACGGTCCCGATCCGCGGCAACGTCGACACCCGCATCGGGTTCGTGCGCAGCGGTGAGCTCGACGCCGTCGTGCTGGCCGCTGCCGGACTGAACCGGATCGGCCGGAGTGACGAAGTGACCGACTTCCTGTCGGTCGACACGGTTTTGCCCGCCCCCGGCCAGGGGGCCCTGGCGATCGAGTGTGCCGCGGTCAACGCGGACCTCATCGCCGTGCTCGCCGAACTCGACGACCCGTTCACGCGGCTCGCCGTAACGGCCGAGCGATCACTGCTCGCCGCCCTGGAAGCCGGTTGCAGCGCCCCTGTGGGCGCGCTGGCCGACTTGCTGGCCGACGGGCAGATTGTCAAGGAAATGCGCCTGCGCGGCGTCGTCGGTACGCCCGACGGCTCGCGCATGGTGCAGCTGTCCACCACCGGTCCCGTGCCCGAGACGCACGACGGGGCAATGGCGCTCGGTCGCGAACTCGCGGCCGAGATGCTCGCCCAGGGCGCGGCCGGTCTGATGGGGGAGCGAGCGCAGTGA
- a CDS encoding uroporphyrinogen-III synthase codes for MSPTTLSAGPEHGHVTFLGAGPGDPGLLTLRAVEALAHADVLVAEHEVLDVVRQHARQGVSEVHTDPDPSQDPAPGTGAPQLTVVDGTSTSAAVPVVRDAAHLVMEAARGGRRVVRAVSGDPGLDTYAAEEMLACAAAGVPFEVVPGIASAVGVPAYAGVPLRDAQGADVRFVDARTASDRCWTEVGASDGTVVVSTTLDSVAAAAGELVSAGRKPDTPMTVTVAGTTTRQRTWTATLGTIAQTLKQAKVLPSPDGGRPVIAVVGERSSAAQRDQLAWFESKPLFGWKVLVPRTKEQAVSLSDQLRSYGAVPYEVPTIAVEPPRTPQQMERAVKGLVTGRYEWIAFTSVNAVKAVREKFEEYGLDARAFAGIKVAAVGEQTAKALIAFGVKPDLVPSGEQSAAGLLEDWPPYDPVFDPIDRVFLPRADIATETLVAGLIELGWEVDDVTAYRTVRASPPPAETREAIKGGGFDAVLFTSSSTVRNLVGIAGKPHNVTVIACIGPATAKTAEEHGLRVDVMAPEPSVLKLAEALADFGAKRRAAAVEAGDPVTRPSERRPGARRRRSTT; via the coding sequence GTGAGCCCCACCACCCTTTCCGCCGGTCCTGAACACGGGCACGTCACCTTCCTGGGTGCCGGACCCGGAGATCCGGGACTGCTGACTCTGCGCGCCGTGGAGGCGCTGGCGCACGCGGACGTCCTCGTCGCCGAGCACGAGGTGCTCGACGTCGTACGTCAGCACGCCAGGCAGGGCGTCTCCGAAGTGCACACGGACCCGGATCCTTCCCAGGACCCGGCGCCGGGCACAGGAGCGCCCCAGCTGACGGTAGTTGACGGCACGTCAACCTCCGCAGCCGTCCCCGTGGTGCGGGATGCCGCACATCTTGTCATGGAGGCCGCGCGGGGCGGCAGGCGGGTCGTGCGTGCGGTGTCCGGGGACCCGGGCCTCGACACGTACGCCGCCGAGGAGATGCTGGCGTGCGCCGCCGCCGGGGTGCCCTTCGAGGTCGTCCCCGGCATCGCGAGCGCCGTCGGCGTGCCCGCCTACGCCGGTGTGCCGCTGCGCGACGCGCAGGGCGCGGACGTGCGGTTCGTGGACGCGCGCACGGCGTCGGACCGGTGCTGGACGGAGGTCGGGGCGTCGGACGGCACGGTCGTCGTCTCCACGACGCTGGACTCCGTCGCCGCGGCGGCCGGCGAACTCGTCTCCGCCGGGCGCAAGCCGGACACCCCGATGACGGTCACCGTCGCCGGTACGACCACCCGGCAGCGCACCTGGACCGCCACGCTCGGCACGATCGCGCAGACGCTGAAGCAGGCCAAGGTGCTGCCCTCGCCCGACGGCGGCCGGCCGGTGATAGCCGTGGTCGGGGAGCGTTCCTCCGCCGCCCAGCGCGACCAGCTCGCGTGGTTCGAGTCCAAGCCGCTGTTCGGCTGGAAGGTGCTCGTTCCGCGTACGAAGGAGCAGGCGGTGTCGCTCTCCGACCAGCTGCGGTCGTACGGGGCCGTGCCGTACGAGGTGCCGACCATCGCCGTCGAGCCGCCGCGCACGCCCCAGCAGATGGAGCGCGCGGTCAAGGGCCTGGTGACGGGCCGCTACGAGTGGATCGCCTTCACCTCGGTGAACGCGGTCAAGGCCGTGCGGGAGAAGTTCGAGGAGTACGGGCTCGACGCGCGTGCCTTCGCGGGCATCAAGGTCGCGGCCGTCGGCGAGCAGACGGCCAAGGCGCTGATCGCGTTCGGCGTGAAGCCGGACCTGGTGCCGAGCGGTGAGCAGTCGGCCGCCGGTCTGCTGGAGGACTGGCCGCCCTACGACCCGGTCTTCGACCCGATCGACAGAGTGTTCCTGCCGCGTGCCGACATCGCCACGGAGACGCTGGTGGCCGGGCTGATCGAGCTCGGCTGGGAGGTCGACGACGTCACGGCCTACCGGACCGTGCGGGCCTCGCCGCCGCCGGCGGAGACCCGCGAGGCGATCAAGGGCGGTGGCTTCGACGCCGTTCTCTTCACCTCGTCCTCCACCGTGCGCAACCTGGTCGGCATCGCCGGCAAGCCGCACAACGTCACCGTGATCGCCTGTATCGGCCCGGCCACGGCCAAGACCGCCGAGGAGCACGGACTCCGGGTGGACGTCATGGCTCCGGAACCGTCCGTGCTCAAGCTGGCGGAGGCCCTGGCCGACTTCGGCGCGAAGCGCCGGGCGGCGGCTGTGGAGGCCGGGGACCCGGTGACGCGGCCGAGCGAGCGGCGGCCGGGGGCTCGGCGCAGGCGCTCTACGACGTAA